One Terriglobales bacterium genomic window carries:
- a CDS encoding OmpH family outer membrane protein — MTRKLVRFILPAALLAVTALAQTGSVAAANPAPASAAPAPASAAPATPSGITRIGIINIQNAILMTNEGRRDFEALQKKFEPTQTSLNSLNQEVENLKKQLQAQGEKLNEQSRSDMVKNIETKQKSLQRQVEDAQAEFQGQQNEIANRIGGKLLDVLDKYAKSNGYSVVLDVSSQQSPVLWAAQSTDVTQEIVNAYNSQSGVAAPPPGSGAAARPASPTRPSAPKPAAPKTTPPKP, encoded by the coding sequence ATGACACGTAAGCTTGTCCGCTTCATCCTGCCGGCGGCTTTGTTGGCCGTTACCGCGCTGGCGCAGACCGGATCCGTCGCCGCCGCCAATCCCGCGCCTGCTTCGGCGGCTCCTGCGCCCGCCTCGGCTGCTCCCGCTACTCCCTCTGGCATCACCCGCATTGGCATCATCAACATTCAGAATGCCATCCTGATGACCAACGAGGGCCGTCGTGACTTCGAGGCTTTGCAGAAGAAGTTCGAACCTACGCAGACCTCGCTGAACAGTCTGAACCAGGAAGTCGAGAACCTGAAAAAGCAGTTGCAGGCACAAGGCGAAAAGCTCAACGAGCAGTCGCGCTCCGACATGGTCAAGAACATCGAGACCAAGCAGAAGAGCCTGCAGCGCCAGGTGGAAGACGCCCAAGCTGAGTTCCAGGGACAGCAGAACGAGATCGCCAACCGCATCGGCGGCAAACTGCTCGATGTCCTCGACAAGTACGCTAAGTCGAACGGCTACTCGGTGGTTCTCGACGTTTCCAGCCAGCAGAGCCCAGTGCTGTGGGCCGCCCAGTCAACCGACGTGACCCAGGAAATCGTTAACGCCTACAACTCCCAGTCCGGGGTTGCGGCCCCGCCACCCGGTTCCGGCGCGGCTGCCAGGCCTGCAAGCCCAACACGCCCTTCCGCTCCCAAACCGGCGGCCCCAAAAACCACGCCGCCGAAACCGTAA